The following are encoded together in the Tepidiforma bonchosmolovskayae genome:
- the ligD gene encoding non-homologous end-joining DNA ligase: protein MPTERVLVDAGGVQVPVSNPGKLFFPAAGHTKLDLVRYYLSVAEAALRGVRDRPLVLKRYVDGAAGRPFFQKRAPARLPPYVRTGRVTYPSGRSASLPVIDSAAGLAWAANLGCIDLNPWPVRADDPDHPDELRFDLDPTPEAGFGAVREAALLIGGLLREFGLEGYPKTSGSRGIHIYVRVERRWEFADVRRAALALGREAERREPGLVTTAWWKEERHGVFIDYNQNARDRTIASAYSVRATPDARVSMPLTWEELPRAEPGQFTLATVPGLLAQRGDAMAGLDARAYSLEPLLALAEEQARAGLGEAPYPPHFPKAPGEPPRVQPSRARRTRTRPGRRTGR from the coding sequence ATGCCGACCGAGCGCGTGCTGGTGGATGCCGGCGGCGTGCAGGTGCCGGTTTCGAACCCGGGCAAGCTGTTCTTCCCGGCGGCGGGGCACACGAAGCTGGACCTCGTGCGGTACTACCTGTCGGTCGCGGAGGCGGCCCTCCGGGGCGTGCGGGACCGCCCGCTGGTGCTGAAGCGGTACGTGGACGGCGCGGCCGGGCGGCCGTTCTTCCAGAAGCGGGCGCCTGCGCGGCTGCCGCCGTATGTGCGGACGGGGCGGGTGACCTACCCGAGCGGGCGTTCGGCCAGCCTGCCGGTCATCGACAGCGCGGCGGGGCTCGCCTGGGCGGCGAACCTGGGGTGCATCGACCTGAACCCGTGGCCGGTGCGCGCCGATGACCCGGACCACCCCGATGAGCTGCGGTTCGACCTGGACCCGACGCCGGAGGCGGGGTTCGGGGCGGTGCGGGAGGCAGCGCTGCTCATCGGCGGGCTGCTGCGGGAGTTCGGGCTGGAGGGCTATCCGAAGACCTCGGGCAGCCGGGGCATCCATATCTATGTGCGGGTCGAGCGGCGGTGGGAGTTCGCGGACGTACGGCGGGCAGCGCTGGCGCTGGGCCGCGAGGCGGAGCGGCGGGAGCCGGGGCTGGTGACGACGGCGTGGTGGAAGGAGGAGCGGCACGGGGTGTTCATCGACTACAACCAGAACGCGCGCGACCGGACGATTGCGTCGGCCTATTCGGTGCGGGCGACGCCGGACGCCCGGGTTTCGATGCCGCTGACGTGGGAGGAGCTGCCGCGCGCCGAGCCGGGGCAGTTCACGCTGGCGACGGTGCCGGGCCTGCTGGCGCAGCGGGGCGACGCGATGGCGGGGCTGGATGCGCGGGCGTATTCGCTGGAGCCGCTGCTGGCGCTCGCTGAGGAGCAGGCGCGCGCCGGGCTGGGCGAGGCGCCGTATCCGCCGCACTTTCCGAAGGCGCCGGGGGAGCCGCCGCGGGTGCAGCCTTCGCGGGCGCGGCGCACACGGACCCGGCCCGGGCGGCGGACGGGACGGTGA
- a CDS encoding VOC family protein, producing the protein MAPRFVTHLWFERGALEAAEFYTQLFPNSRITAVTHYSEVGREFHGQEPGTVMTVSLELNGRPFMLLNGGPEFRLSPAFSILLECDTQEEIDRYWDALLENGEAQQCGWLVDRFGVSWQISAPMDEWLTTLDAAARDRVLAAMFQMTKIDLAALEAAARGEPAPAGR; encoded by the coding sequence ATGGCTCCGAGGTTTGTCACCCACCTTTGGTTCGAACGCGGCGCACTCGAGGCCGCGGAGTTCTACACGCAGCTCTTTCCCAACTCCCGCATCACCGCCGTCACGCACTACAGCGAGGTCGGCCGGGAGTTCCACGGCCAGGAACCCGGCACCGTCATGACGGTCTCCCTCGAGCTCAACGGCCGTCCCTTCATGCTCCTCAACGGCGGACCCGAGTTTCGCCTCAGCCCTGCCTTCTCCATCCTGCTCGAGTGTGACACCCAGGAAGAGATCGACCGGTACTGGGACGCCCTTCTCGAAAACGGCGAAGCCCAGCAGTGCGGCTGGCTCGTCGACCGCTTCGGCGTGAGCTGGCAGATTTCGGCCCCGATGGATGAGTGGCTCACGACGCTCGACGCCGCCGCACGCGACCGTGTCCTCGCCGCAATGTTCCAGATGACGAAAATTGACCTCGCCGCGCTCGAGGCCGCCGCCCGCGGCGAACCCGCGCCGGCCGGCCGGTAA